Proteins from a genomic interval of Anaeromusa acidaminophila DSM 3853:
- a CDS encoding phage tail protein encodes MWPVANNPTEGVWLECNGQSTTAYPALAAIVGPTVPNYQGMFLRGYGSQYSFHYGTVLHSSGNLGDLQGDAIRNITGSIARATNSAAWVGSTSGIFGTILPDGTGVGGNQQSPNYKGVDFDASRMVPTANENRPINKAVRFLIRAA; translated from the coding sequence ATTTGGCCAGTAGCAAACAATCCAACCGAAGGTGTATGGCTGGAGTGTAATGGGCAATCTACAACAGCGTATCCTGCATTAGCAGCCATTGTTGGTCCTACTGTACCCAATTATCAAGGAATGTTTTTGCGCGGCTACGGAAGTCAATACTCTTTCCACTACGGGACGGTTCTTCATTCTTCGGGAAATCTAGGCGATTTACAAGGTGATGCGATTCGAAATATTACCGGGAGTATAGCAAGAGCTACTAATTCTGCAGCTTGGGTTGGTTCAACTAGCGGAATTTTTGGAACTATTTTACCAGATGGTACTGGAGTAGGAGGCAATCAACAGTCCCCCAATTACAAAGGAGTTGATTTTGACGCTAGTCGAATGGTACCTACTGCTAATGAAAATCGTCCTATTAATAAAGCCGTCCGCTTTTTGATCCGAGCCGCATAA